A window of Halichoerus grypus chromosome 12, mHalGry1.hap1.1, whole genome shotgun sequence contains these coding sequences:
- the SOSTDC1 gene encoding sclerostin domain-containing protein 1: MLPPAIHFYLIPLACILMKSCLAFKNDATEILYSHVVKPVPAGSNTSSNSTMNQARNGGRHFSNTGLDRNTRVQVGCRELRSTKYISDGQCTSISPLKELVCAGECLPLPVLPNWIGGGYGTKYWSRRSSQEWRCVNDKTRTQRIQLQCQDGSTRTYKITVVTACKCKRYTRQHNESSHNFESMSPAKPAQHHRERKRASKSSKHSLS; the protein is encoded by the exons ATGCTTCCTCCTGCCATTCATTTCTATCTCATTCCCCTTGCATGCATCCTAATGAAAAGctgtttggcttttaaaaatgatgcCACAGAAATCCTTTATTCACATGTGGTTAAACCTGTTCCAGCTGGTTCCAACACCAGCAGCAACAGCACGATGAATCAAGCCAGAAATGGAGGCAGGCATTTCAGTAACACTGGACTGGATCGGAACA CTCGAGTTCAAGTGGGTTGCCGGGAACTGCGTTCCACCAAATACATCTCTGATGGCCAGTGCACCAGCATCAGCCCTCTGAAAGAGCTGGTGTGTGCTGGCGAGTGCTTGCCCCTGCCCGTGCTCCCCAACTGGATTGGAGGAGGCTATGGAACAAAGTACTGGAGCAGGAGGAGCTCCCAGGAATGGAGGTGTGTCAATGACAAAACGCGTACCCAGAGAATCCAGCTGCAGTGCCAAGATGGCAGCACACGCACCTACAAGATCACAGTGGTCACTGCCTGCAAATGCAAGAGGTACACTCGGCAGCACAACGAGTCCAGTCACAACTTTGAGAGCATGTCGCCTGCCAAGCCAGCCCAGCACCACAGAGAGCGGAAAAGAGCCAGCAAATCCAGCAAGCACAGCCTGAGTTAG